The genomic window CGATTATTTTGGTTTACCTGATTATGGTTGCGCTTTACGATAGTTTTATCTATCCATTGGTTGTAATGTTCTCACTGCCTTTAGCGGTAATCGGAGCATTGTTAGCTTTAGCTTTAACCAATAACTCAATCGGTATCTTTACCATTTTAGGTTTGATTATGTTAATGGGTCTGGTAGCGAAAAATGCAATTATCCTCGTCGATTTTACCAACCACTTAAAGGCAGAAGGTAAAGAGACTAAAGAAGCGCTTGTATTGGCCAACCACGCACGTTTACGCCCAATTTTAATGACTACCATCGCCATGGTATTCGGTATGCTTCCAATTGCATTGGCAAGCGGTGCAGGTGCAGAATGGAAAAATGGCTTGGCCTGGGTTATTGTTGGTGGATTAACCAGTTCTTTATTCTTAACCTTAATTGTGGTACCAGTGGTATATTTAATATTCGACAGAATGTTAGAACGTTTAGGCTTTAACAAAAAAGGAAAAACAATCGATGAGTTAATGGTAGAACCATACAAACACAAAGATGTAAACGAATACGATTTAGATCACGGACATTAATAAACATCCAGATTAACAATCAATTTAGCCCCGATCCCAAAATCGGGGCTTTTTTTTGGATTTTGTTTTTAGCCACGGAAGCACAGAAAACACGGAAAATTTGTCCGCAAGCGGGCATCCCAATCCGCCGCCATGGTTCGTGTCCTCACGAACCATTTCTTTTTTTGCCACAGCAAACGCGGAGGCACGGAAATTATGCCTAAGGAATGTCGTCAATCAATTTTGCCAACCCAATACCCTTGCCATAATTTGTGTCCCCACGAACCATTTTATTTTCCACTTGCTGCATTGAGAAATTTTGATGCCCAGATAATTTTACAATATTGTCTTCAAACAAATTATACAGCAACATTGTATATTAGGCATTATGTTTAAATTCATTCTAAGTCTGTTCCTGATCTATTCTACCCTTCTGGTTAATGCCCAACACCCTCCTGTTTTCCCGGCGATGAGTACTGATTCGAACTTCGTTAAGGTCTCAAACTTAGATATCACGCTGGTAAAGTACAGCTACAAACCTAATGGCATTAAATTTTTAGTTGTACATGATAATGAAGATACTGGTGTAAAAGCAGGTTTTGATTATATCCGCTGGAGCGGTGGCGAGCTCATCGACAGTCAATATGGCGGTGTAAGAGATTATTATTTCACCTATATGGATGATCAATACCGTATAGACCCAAACGCTATTTATACCGAGGTAGGTGTAAAAACAAGGTTAAAAAAAGACTTTTTCAGCTCTAACGAAGTCGAAAAAGCAATACTTAATGCAGGCAAACAAATTGTCGATTTTTACGATCCAAAAGCCACAGGTTATTTTTTAACCTTGCATAACAATGCTGATGGTGGTTTTGGTATTTCTTCTTATTTACCAGGTTATGATTTAGCCAGCACTGCTGATTCTGTTTACATCAACTTCCAGATGGATGGCGATGATCTTGTTTACGTAACCGAACCTAGGTTGTTCAGCAGCTTAAAAAAGGCCAATGTGAATGTAATTCTTCAATCTAAATTTGTTTCTAATGATGGCTCGCTTTCGGTTTATGCCATGCAAAATAATATTCCATATATTAATGTTGAAGTACAGCATGGGCATCAGGACGAAAATTTAAGGTTAATTGAGCTTGCTATTGCCGCCTTAAAAGAACATGGATTAGTGAAGAAAGAGTAGATTACTAAGCATTTTCATGACTATCCTGACTAAATTTTGATATTTATGTAGCGCACTCCAAATAAAAATGATTGTTTGAAATTAGGAAATGATTGGCCTGTGGTTCTTGGAGGGTAGCAGTCCCGCTTTCCATTACAAGTCCTCGCTACGCTATGGGCTTTTCATTGCAATCGGGTTTAGGAACAAAGGTTGGTGCACCTTGCAACCCGACAAATGAAATACTGTCGTGGCGATCTAGCCCCGGTTGAAGCGTTACCCCAATGTCATTAAGTTAAGCGTTTTTAACCACAGATGCACACAGATAAACACGGATTTAATATCTGTGTGCATCCTTTCTATCTGTGGTTAAATTATTTTTTGCTTGTGCCGAATTGCTTAACTTAATGATATTGAGCGTACCCTGCAGCAACGAGGTATGAGGCAGCAAAGCGTAAAACGGGAAGGAACTTTCTGTTACGTACAGGCGCTGCACTCCAAATGATAAATATATTTTTAACAGTAAGTTAGCTCCCTAATATTAGTTTATCGCTTTTATTTTTGTGATCAGGAAAGTAATCAGCAAACCAAAAACAGAAATTATCCCAAAAGAATAACGCAGGCTTGATAGTTGAGAAACATAGCCTATTAATGGCGGACCAAACAAAAAGGCAAAATAACCAATACTCGAAACCATGGTTATCGCTTTACCGGCAGGCACTTTTTTGTTGTTACCAGCTATGCTATACACCATTGGCACAATACTGGAAACACCCAGACCAATAAGCATAAAACCAAGAATAGCGACAATTAGATTCGGAAATATTACGGCAAGCGCCATACCTATCGATATAATGGCACCGCTGATCTGCAGGAGGTTTTTCCGTCCGAATTTACCAATTAAAAACACCCCTAAAAACCTTCCGCTTGCCATCATAAACATAAACGATGCATAACCAATAATCGCCTTATTATGAGGCAATTTCACCACATCTTCGAAATAAATAGCACTCCAATCGAACATGGTACCTTCGGTGGCCATACTGCAAAAGGCGATAACGCCTAGCAACACTAAAATACCTTGAGGCATGGTGAAAAACTTTGCCTTTTCCATCACGGCATCTGGTTTATTATAATTAAGCAACTTTTTCCCATTAAGCGCAACATTGCTTAAGGATATCAGTGCAATGATCCAAAAATGGGTGTACATGCCTAATTTTAGGTTAACCAGCCCCAGGGCAATTAAAGCCCCGGTTAAATTACCAATACTCCAAGCCCCATGAAAAGAACTCATAATGGGTTTGCCGTAATAATTTTCGCCGGCAACGCCCTGTGTATTTAAGGCGATGTTACAAAGATTACCCGTGATGCCAAATAAAACCAAAAAAGCAGCTAACTGCCAACCAGTAGTAGCCAATGCTAAAAAAGTTAATGCAATTGCATAAAGCGGAGCAGTTGCCACAAGCATTTTCTTACTACCAAAATGAGTGGTCAGTTTTGCTGAAAAAAACATCGTGATAATCTGCCCTGCAGGTAAAGCAAAAAGAATGGAGCCTAATTCTGCATCGTTTAAACCCATTGAAGCTTTAAAAGTTGGAATCCTACTGGCCCAACTTGCAAAGCATACCCCTTGCATAAAGTAAAAGGCAGATATGGCAAATCGTACTTGTTTCGGAGAGCTTTGTGCTAATACAGGTTTATTTTCTTGTTTACTTAAAATTTCCTGTTCTTGCGTGCTTTCTTCCAAAATGATGTTTTAAATTATAGATTGAATTACAAAGTTCTTTAAATCTATTGGAAATACCGACAAGTTTTTAACATTTTATCAAAATATTTACACCTTATAGGGTTAAAATGTTAGATTTTCCATTTTTCCAATTCATATGCGCTATCCCAAAACATCCACTCTAAACGTGTTGCCATTTCAAAAGCAGCTAACATTTTTTGTTGGGTTTTTACATTTGACTCCGCTGCCAGTTGATCGGTAATATCGATTGCTTTTTCTACCGCAGCAGCAAATTCTAGCCCCGCATACATATCGATCCATCTTTTGTAAGGATTCTGGTCGCCATTTTGCTGTGCAAAAATATGATCGCCAACGGCTTTATAAATCCAGAAACATGGTAAAACAGCTGCTACTGCAATTTCCACATTGGCATATGCAGCCTGACTAAGAATATAATTGGTATACAAAAGTGTAGAGGGCGTGGGCTGCACTTGGTTAGCTAAA from Flavobacterium sp. W4I14 includes these protein-coding regions:
- a CDS encoding hypothetical protein (product_source=Hypo-rule applied), which produces MLLYNLFEDNIVKLSGHQNFSMQQVENKMVRGDTNYGKGIGLAKLIDDIP
- a CDS encoding hypothetical protein (product_source=Hypo-rule applied; cleavage_site_network=SignalP-noTM; superfamily=53187) — protein: MFKFILSLFLIYSTLLVNAQHPPVFPAMSTDSNFVKVSNLDITLVKYSYKPNGIKFLVVHDNEDTGVKAGFDYIRWSGGELIDSQYGGVRDYYFTYMDDQYRIDPNAIYTEVGVKTRLKKDFFSSNEVEKAILNAGKQIVDFYDPKATGYFLTLHNNADGGFGISSYLPGYDLASTADSVYINFQMDGDDLVYVTEPRLFSSLKKANVNVILQSKFVSNDGSLSVYAMQNNIPYINVEVQHGHQDENLRLIELAIAALKEHGLVKKE
- a CDS encoding MFS family permease (product_source=COG0477; cath_funfam=1.20.1250.20; cog=COG0477; pfam=PF07690; superfamily=103473; transmembrane_helix_parts=Inside_1_29,TMhelix_30_47,Outside_48_61,TMhelix_62_81,Inside_82_93,TMhelix_94_116,Outside_117_120,TMhelix_121_143,Inside_144_154,TMhelix_155_174,Outside_175_177,TMhelix_178_197,Inside_198_223,TMhelix_224_246,Outside_247_260,TMhelix_261_283,Inside_284_289,TMhelix_290_309,Outside_310_312,TMhelix_313_335,Inside_336_347,TMhelix_348_370,Outside_371_374,TMhelix_375_394,Inside_395_401) yields the protein MEESTQEQEILSKQENKPVLAQSSPKQVRFAISAFYFMQGVCFASWASRIPTFKASMGLNDAELGSILFALPAGQIITMFFSAKLTTHFGSKKMLVATAPLYAIALTFLALATTGWQLAAFLVLFGITGNLCNIALNTQGVAGENYYGKPIMSSFHGAWSIGNLTGALIALGLVNLKLGMYTHFWIIALISLSNVALNGKKLLNYNKPDAVMEKAKFFTMPQGILVLLGVIAFCSMATEGTMFDWSAIYFEDVVKLPHNKAIIGYASFMFMMASGRFLGVFLIGKFGRKNLLQISGAIISIGMALAVIFPNLIVAILGFMLIGLGVSSIVPMVYSIAGNNKKVPAGKAITMVSSIGYFAFLFGPPLIGYVSQLSSLRYSFGIISVFGLLITFLITKIKAIN
- a CDS encoding thiaminase/transcriptional activator TenA (product_source=KO:K03707; cath_funfam=1.20.910.10; cog=COG0819; ko=KO:K03707; pfam=PF03070; superfamily=48613; tigrfam=TIGR04306), with product MKLSEQAWERVQPIYAKILAMPFNTELSNGTLPIEKFIFYLAQDAYYLLEFGRTLSTISGRMQDADLVMAFAGFSTGAIFAERSLHESYFVEFGLANQVQPTPSTLLYTNYILSQAAYANVEIAVAAVLPCFWIYKAVGDHIFAQQNGDQNPYKRWIDMYAGLEFAAAVEKAIDITDQLAAESNVKTQQKMLAAFEMATRLEWMFWDSAYELEKWKI